The proteins below are encoded in one region of Terriglobales bacterium:
- a CDS encoding superoxide dismutase, with the protein MAHSLPPLPYDYSALEPYIDAQTMTLHHDKHHAAYVNNLNAALEKHPNLGSKSVEDLLRDLNSVPEDIRTAVRNNAGGHMNHTMFWQIMKSKGGGQPTGRVGDEIKKTFGSFEDFQKQFNDAGAKRFGSGWVWLVRSKAGKLEIISTANQDNPIIDGHHAIMGNDVWEHAYYLKYQNRRPEYLAAWWNVVNWDEVNKRFK; encoded by the coding sequence GTGGCGCACTCACTTCCGCCGCTCCCCTACGATTATTCCGCGCTGGAGCCGTATATCGACGCGCAAACCATGACCCTGCATCACGACAAGCATCATGCCGCTTACGTTAACAATCTGAACGCCGCGTTGGAGAAGCATCCGAATCTCGGCAGCAAGAGTGTCGAGGATCTGCTGCGCGACCTCAACAGCGTTCCTGAAGATATCCGTACCGCCGTGCGCAACAACGCCGGCGGGCACATGAACCACACCATGTTCTGGCAGATCATGAAATCCAAAGGTGGAGGCCAGCCAACCGGCCGCGTCGGCGACGAAATCAAGAAGACCTTCGGCAGCTTCGAAGATTTTCAAAAACAGTTCAATGATGCCGGCGCAAAGCGCTTCGGCAGCGGATGGGTGTGGCTGGTCAGGAGCAAAGCCGGAAAGCTGGAGATCATTTCAACTGCGAACCAGGACAATCCCATCATCGATGGGCACCATGCCATTATGGGAAATGATGTCTGGGAGCACGCCTACTATCTTAAATATCAGAACCGCCGTCCCGAGTACCTTGCGGCATGGTGGAATGTTGTGAATTGGGATGAAGTGAATAAGAGGTTCAAGTAG
- a CDS encoding VWA domain-containing protein, with protein MGILFSVCVAAQDAQSTQSSTSGDYRIRVTSDLVLTNVVVRDKQGNLVRGLTKDDFTIFEDGKQQRISSFDFENVDAVATAGTAAGPTVSGTTGPLKIIGSNTPINKQDLKNHRLIVLFFDFSGMEEDDIDRAVQAAQKYVDLQMAAADLVAVISLDTSMRIDQDFTNDKARLAAVLRGYTSGEGQGFAAGDTGSAEGTPDTGGSFVADDSEYNQFNTDRKLQAIQTIAKSLSKVDQKKSIIYFSNGMSRSGIENQVELRAAVNTAVQSNVALYTLDVRGLQAFPPGGEAQSASLRGRSAYSGQSVLDQFNSNADSQETLTTLAGDTGGKAFLDNNDLSGIFTAVQRDTSAYYVLGYRSTNPEMNGKYRRVKVVLKRSDLKLEYRNGYYGPKDYAHFNREDREQQMLDELSSELPDVDVAVYMAAAYFRLDEAHYYIPISIIIPGSQVPFVTEKDKDRATIDIIGVVQDELKRPIGNARETVKLAVDESRQIRRKNVQYNTAFVLPPGRFHLKFVVRENQTGKLGSFETDINVPDLRKSPLKMSSIVLASQREPASAKKNNPNPLIRDGEELVPNITHVFTPDQHLYMQYEVYDPARDKREPIPVSGQTAPQKLPKNAVRVLTNVEFLQGDVKAYETPLVEAREINAPERKAAVFQLDVPLSKLRPGLYTCQVNVIDDAGGSFSFPRMAILIRQPANVTTAAQQQPLTRP; from the coding sequence GTGGGCATCCTGTTCTCGGTCTGCGTTGCTGCGCAGGACGCGCAATCCACCCAATCCTCCACCTCCGGCGATTACCGCATCCGTGTCACCAGCGATCTCGTTCTGACCAACGTTGTCGTGCGCGACAAGCAAGGCAATCTCGTCCGCGGGCTCACGAAAGACGACTTCACCATCTTCGAAGACGGTAAGCAGCAGAGAATCTCCAGCTTCGACTTTGAAAATGTCGATGCAGTAGCAACGGCGGGAACAGCCGCAGGCCCGACTGTGAGCGGCACGACCGGTCCACTGAAGATCATTGGTTCGAATACGCCGATCAATAAACAAGACCTGAAAAACCATCGTCTCATCGTGCTCTTCTTTGACTTCAGCGGAATGGAAGAGGATGACATCGATCGCGCGGTGCAGGCAGCGCAGAAGTACGTCGATCTGCAGATGGCCGCCGCGGATCTCGTCGCCGTGATCTCGCTGGACACATCAATGCGCATCGATCAGGATTTCACGAACGATAAAGCTCGTCTCGCCGCCGTGCTGCGCGGCTACACCTCGGGCGAAGGCCAGGGATTTGCGGCCGGCGACACCGGCAGCGCAGAAGGTACGCCGGACACCGGAGGATCGTTCGTCGCCGACGACTCCGAGTACAACCAGTTCAACACCGATCGCAAGCTGCAGGCGATTCAGACGATCGCAAAGTCCTTGTCGAAGGTCGATCAGAAGAAGTCGATCATTTACTTCAGCAACGGCATGAGCCGCTCCGGTATTGAGAACCAGGTTGAGCTGCGGGCTGCCGTGAACACCGCCGTGCAGTCGAACGTTGCTCTCTACACGCTTGACGTGCGCGGCCTGCAAGCGTTCCCTCCCGGAGGCGAGGCGCAGAGCGCGAGTTTACGCGGACGCTCTGCATACTCCGGCCAATCCGTTCTGGATCAATTCAACAGCAACGCTGACAGCCAGGAGACGCTCACCACCCTTGCCGGCGACACCGGCGGTAAGGCCTTCCTCGACAACAACGATCTCAGTGGAATTTTCACCGCTGTTCAGCGCGACACTTCCGCCTACTACGTTCTCGGATACCGCAGCACCAATCCTGAGATGAACGGCAAGTATCGGCGAGTAAAGGTTGTCCTGAAGCGTTCCGATTTGAAACTCGAGTATCGCAACGGCTACTACGGCCCGAAGGACTACGCGCACTTCAACCGGGAAGACCGCGAGCAGCAGATGCTCGACGAGCTGTCCTCGGAGCTGCCTGACGTAGATGTCGCCGTGTACATGGCAGCAGCTTACTTCCGGCTCGACGAGGCCCACTACTACATTCCTATCTCGATCATTATTCCCGGATCGCAAGTGCCGTTTGTCACGGAAAAGGACAAAGATCGCGCCACGATTGACATCATTGGCGTGGTGCAAGATGAGCTGAAGCGCCCGATCGGCAATGCGCGTGAAACCGTGAAGCTCGCAGTCGACGAGTCGCGCCAGATCCGGCGCAAGAACGTTCAGTACAACACCGCGTTCGTGCTGCCTCCGGGCAGGTTCCACCTCAAGTTCGTCGTACGCGAGAACCAAACCGGGAAGCTGGGCTCATTCGAGACGGACATCAATGTTCCCGATTTGAGAAAATCCCCCTTGAAGATGAGCTCGATCGTGCTTGCCAGCCAGCGCGAGCCGGCGTCGGCAAAGAAGAATAATCCCAATCCCCTGATTCGCGACGGCGAAGAGTTGGTCCCGAACATTACGCACGTGTTTACGCCTGATCAGCATCTCTATATGCAGTACGAGGTTTACGATCCAGCAAGGGATAAGCGCGAGCCTATTCCCGTTTCGGGACAGACTGCTCCACAAAAGCTGCCAAAGAACGCCGTGCGCGTACTCACGAACGTCGAATTTCTGCAGGGCGATGTGAAAGCCTATGAAACACCGCTGGTCGAAGCCCGCGAGATCAACGCGCCCGAGCGCAAAGCGGCCGTCTTCCAGCTGGACGTGCCGCTCTCGAAATTGCGCCCTGGCCTGTACACCTGCCAGGTAAACGTGATCGACGATGCCGGTGGCAGCTTCTCGTTTCCCAGAATGGCAATCCTGATCCGTCAGCCCGCAAACGTGACCACAGCAGCTCAGCAACAGCCGCTCACACGTCCATAA